Below is a window of Macadamia integrifolia cultivar HAES 741 chromosome 8, SCU_Mint_v3, whole genome shotgun sequence DNA.
CAATAGGTAGACGTGTCACTTGAGTGTAGACTACTTTCGATGTGGCATGCCGGATAATGTGTGTGGCGTCATTAAGTAAATACGACTTCCTTGCTATACTTTGATGGTGTTCCATGCACCATCGTAGAGAATACCAACATGTTGTTGCGAAGGTTGCCCTAAAAGAATGTCGCACTGCGCCAATGGGGTGACTAAGCAAGGCACATGGTATTGTAGCGGTCCAAACTTTGGAtatactcgaacaactgcagtgtcCTCTTCTCAAACTGTGGGTCCAAAACGATGCACATTAATCTTCTTAAAAAGTCACTTCTATAGAAAGTTTGAGCTCAAACAAATTTAGCAGAaatgaagtttgcttctgccccgATATCAACACTGTATGAACATCAGTAGGATTAGAACCGTGTAGGAGAGTACCCTTTTGTCTAGAGAGAGGATCCTTATCAACTAGTATGCTTGAGAAGGATGTAAGACTAGTGGAATGAGCTTTAACTTCATCAATGTAATTAAGAACATCAGCATCTTTATCGACAGAATAAGGATATAATTTAGGATCAATATTCTTCTCTGTCGATTGCTTCTCTGCTACATTCACAAAACGAGTCTTATTGGGGCATTTGTTGGAGTAATGACCCTTCTCACCACAATTATGACATTGATGTTCTTCACCCAATCACTATTTTGTTGAATTTTGGCCTATTTCTTCCTCTCTATGAGACTCAgacttcttttcctccatacatGGTGGAGGTCAATAAATTGAAGGAGTCTTGATCATACTCTttcaataaatggacttctcttcagctgtcttgcaTATGCTGATGCCACATCAACGGACCTGAAATTGGTATTAGCCAATGTGAGTCGAAACTTAGTACTTAGCCTGCTGATAAACCTAATCACCCATTGTTGATCTGTTTCCTGAAGTTGGCATCTTAAAGATAGTTTGTGAAACTCGATGGTGTAGGTATCCACATCCTTATAGCCTTATTGGAAATTGAACGATTTATAAAACATCACTTTCTCATAATTAGGAGGAAAAAATTTCTCAGTTAAAATCTGcgtcatgacctcccaattgataACGGGTCCAAAGTCTTCTGAAAAACCTTGCATGCAATACCTCGTCCCACCATAAACATTTGTATCCAATAAACTTAGTGAGGATGAGTtcatatttcttctcattcagAAGAGATTTATAAGAGAAAATCCTATCAACTTTGGTAAGTCAGTCAAAAAATTCTTCAGCTCCCTTCTTACCACTGAACTCTGGAacttcaactttgatgccataatctctatcAAAAAATTTTCGAGTAACATCTTGGAGTATAACTAGATCACGTTGCTGTTtgtgaggtgtatcttcgatcTGTAGGGCATGAAACTAAGGAGGTAGTGTAGACGGTCTTTCGTCAGCTCACGTTTTGAACCTTTGCATAAAGCCAAGAATTGTAGTAAGGGCACCTTCAGTCTCGTTTATGAACAtgtcatattttgcctcattttTCTCAAGCCTAACATTagtcttctgatgattctcaagtacctcacgatacaatttgtgcaactcaacaTTGGTGTTGTGACTTCTCATGGTCAGGCGATTGTAAGAAAttcgctctaataccacttgatgTTGTTCTGCATTCCAAAACTGGAATCGGATCGCGTATAGTCCACATAAAtattaaatggttcaattgCAAGGCATAatggaaaatttgaaaataatgtGAATAGTATAAGTTTCCTTAGGAAGAGAAAAAACACTTGGGACAATGTGGATTAAGTGTTAACTAGGGGTacttctgaaaagaaaaaactaataaaagaatgtagaattttgataaaAGAACTTAAGGGGTATGTGGTTATTAGTAATAATCAAAAGTTAAAAGCATAAAGCAATTGGAAAagaacccttcttcttcctctcgcCAGAGTTCCAAGCGAAAGACCAGCAAGGCTTCGAGAGACAAAACGCACTGGTTCAACCTCAAATGGACTGAAATTTCTAGAAGAGAGTCCCAGCACAAGGATACCTTGTTTCTCATAGCCAATGACTTGGAAAAGCTACCCAAAAGTTAACAGGGAAGTTATGATTCAAGAACTGGCGGTAGACTTGCAACTCTTCAGTTGTAGGTTTCGGTTAGAGCAACTGATGGCACATCCAGGTCTGATCTGCAGGGGTATCGATCATCTAGGAGAGGGCTACCTTCGCTCAAGATCTCAGCCCAAACAGATCAAACACTAAGGAGATCTGAGAGTTTGATTAGGGCTGCAAATATCCCCAGAAACATAGTAGTTCCAGAAAAGAGGAAGTACAAtaggaaaataaggaagaataagaaaggagaagaagaagatgacataAAGAGACAGAGAGGCAGGGAGAGAAGCATGCaaggcagccatggtttcaccAAAAATTATCattcaatttcaatcaattCAACTTCAAATCTGTCCTCTACTGTGTTAcatatataaagaaagaaaacatcAATTAACGGAAACTCATTGGAATGACAATTAacctaaattagaaactacGATCTAAAATTGAATCTCCTTACTAACTTGACCCACACCCTACActaacaataaagaaaaaaaataaataatcaaagggcccgtttgataacgtttcaagaaacacatttctgccgtttctgtgtccagaaatggcagaaacggaacaaaaagcgtttgataaaactatttcgtttcaattgttttcagaaatagaaaatgaaatttctacctatttatggttcaagaaacgactcaTGACCATTCTtttgctggttactatcgacttccaaaaacatgacttatcaaacaccttcaattctgtttctgtttctagaaacggaaatttatgtttctgccgtttcttgaaacaaaaacggcaaaaacattatcaaatggacCATAAATTTACCCCAAATCTTCCCAAGCCCAACTGCATAAGAAGCTAGATACCCTATCTATAGATTAGTGTTGCATGAGTGGAATAAACAATTTTTTGACACTTCAGTCTTCCTTTCCCTGTCCATTTTTGAAATATAAATGGCCAACATGTGGACCAAGTTTAATTTGACTTGGAAAACGGAATCCTatatatgttaataattatcaTTTAGGACTCCACTTTAGGGAGAGTATTTTCAGCTATTAAcatcaaagaaaataagaaatggaTTATGGGTTTAATTATGAGCATTTAAATCCCTTGATACAATTatctttattttcaaattaaaacACTTACTGACATCTTACTGAAGATGAATTACAGAATTATCCAAGTGAAAAGGTTTTACCAATGTGTATCAACCATATCATCggcttaccagaaaaaaaaaaaatagtatcaaCTATATCATCACGTGTCAATCCCTGGTGAtaaacaaatttatcaaaacTTATCTTTGAATAACAATCAATTCACACACACTAGTACAATTGTTAGTCAGGCAGTATAAAGTACCAACTTGGGTTCTTTGGCATGGGTCAACAGTTTGCGTGCTTCAAGCTTGGTTGCAGGAATTGAATCGAAAGTCAAAAGCATAGAATTGTAAAATTCCCTTTAATAACAAAGATAATGTAATTTAAGTGCATCAATCTTCTTGTCTCAAATTTTATAGGATTCTGGTCTTATATATCAATGCATCGTACTAAATAATCCACATTTTTTGAAAGTGTAGGTTAGCTAACTTATCAAAACATAAACTTGTATTATTTTTCAAACTGATTTTTCACAAACTCGTATAAATTTTATTGCTCATATTTTTAGGGTAAAATTTATTCCTTCTTTCTGTGCAGGGACCATTATAACTACATGGAAAATGGGCTAGTGACCATTCCTCAGAATATCATCCAAAGTATAATGACCAAGTCTACCAGTTCGATATAGATTGAGTAGCTTCTTTGCAACTTTATATATTCCATCCTCATCTGATCCCAAAGGCACATGAAAAACTTCCCGCAAGGCCACAAACTGAGCTTCAATCAGCTTGCCCATCTTCTCTTCATTTTCCAGATTTTCCTTGAATGAAGAAACTGTCTCAAAAAGGGTTCTTCGAACAGACCGTACAACAAAATCCTATAGATCAATGACAAAAATTCTTTCTTCAGTCTGGGGAGACAGAAAAGTGGAGTGGCATGGGACATAATTTAGTGCTAAGTGCTATATGTCATATCATAAACAAATGACTGGATATCAACCAAGGGAATTGCACATTAAAAGCTGAAAAAGATGTGATCTTAACCATCTGATCAAGTGCCAATTAAAATGGCCAGAAGCAAGAATCCAGACGAAAAGATCCATTATGAGATGGTTTGTGGACAATTTGCATCCTGAGAGATGGGCAAACTTCATTACTCATGAAAAGGATAATGTGGAGGTCAATAAATTCCCAGTCTCATTTGAGATCAATGAGCATCTGGGGCATATGGTTCCCATCTGGCAATATAACTGAAACACAAGTCTTTGGTACCTGTGTGTGATCTGTGGGATATTGCTTGCGTCTCCTTATGTCTGCCTCATGGATTCCTAAGAGCTTCGCTTTGTGGTCTTCAGATGATCTTTCAACCTCCTCGCTAGGCAAGTTCTTCCAGTCCTTGTACGCATCACTTGAGTTCAAGATAGCTAGAAAATACCGAGCAAGTTCTTGTTCCTCAACTAAACAATCCTTAATAGCTCCTGCATtttaaatagagaaaaaatTATTCAACATATGGATGTAAACTCACACCTAACGAGAAACTTAGAACTCAGAATTGGCTCACCCAAGTACAGAACCTCTTTTGGGTGAGTCTACCCAGTGCCATTCATGAGGAATCATGTCCCTAAGGAGCAAGCATATAATTTGAAAAACTCGGACAAAGCAAAATCTTTTCATAGCCGTGAGTAACTAAAATTTGACTTAGCAGGCCTGGAAAGTGTGCTTCCCCAGCCAAGTTGTAGTTAACCCACATAACTATGATTACCCACAAAAGAGTAcaaaggatatatatatatatatatatatatagagagagagagagagagagagagagcaacatACCAGTTAAAGCTAGTTTAGCACCCACTTCAGCATCAAGAATCTCAGTAGGCAACACACCAGGTGTGTCCAAGACATAAATGTTGGGATGACTTGCAATCTGCAGGAAAATCACTATTTAATTCTACTTCTGTGGTTAAAAgcatggaagaaaaagaaaagagataagaaAATGACAACACAGGTTAGTAATTAGACCATTTAAGTAAACCTTTTCAATGAATCCAGCATATCTCAGCAGAAAATTTCACGcaagaataaaagagaaaataaatgctGTCCAATCTTATCTTGTCACTTGCAGCCTCATTATTTGGTAGCAGAAATGTCTGAACACCTTTATTTTGATGCTGACAAAATGCTTATTAAGCAGCTCTTTTAAGAAGGACAATATTACACAATTCATTTGCAAATCTGTATATTATGAGAGGTTTCATAAAAATATGAACATATGAACATCTAACATGGAATTTCCATTCTTGGCAGTAACTTTCACGTTGGAACGAAGTTTTAGTAATCTTGAAGAAGTGAGTGTCAAATAAAATACTAAAGATGTTGAGGAAAGTATGTCTAGTTTCTCTTTTTCTAAAAGAATTAGTATAAGAAGGCTTAATTTTGCttcttgaattttatttgtTATCAACAATCTAATTTAAAAGATTTGAATTTTATCAGGAAAAAGGATGAGTTATGGCTTATCAACAGTCTTTGGCATGAGTTAATTATTTGAGTGATGGGGGGCCttagagaagaagggaagaatcacacaaagAGAGGGGGAGGAGATTCACACGACTAAGCATAACCACAAAGTTCACCCaaaataattaattcatcattccaaTCATTCTCTACATGTCCATCGactacagccaatatatagaaaataaagacatgaaattagaaactctactaacatggtatctagcctaaactaggaaataaccataaaaggaaaccaatgcaaggaaataaatcctaactcctacattcaaatctgaaaaataaaaggcatgaagTAAAATATTAAGTAActgctaattttatttccaacccttgttggaccaaaaccctaggctggaccggttcttcttaactctgataccaagttgaagggggccttagggaagaagggaagaatcacacaaagAGAGGGGGATGAGATTCACACGACCAAGCATAACCACAAAGTTCACCCaaaataattaattcatcattccaaTCATTTTCTACATGTCCATCGACTACAaccaatatataaaaaataaagacatgaaattagaaactctactaacatagcatctagcctaaactaggaaataaccataaaaggaaacaaatgcaaggaaataaatcctaactcctatggcatgaaataaaatattagtaactactaattttatttccaacctttgttggaccaaaacccttggctggaccagttcttcttggctcttagcttccaaagccggttatgctggtccaaccaggtaagggcagccgtatctgcatcaactctcctcctctgaaaagaactcgactccgtcgagttaggaaaAGGATCGAGGAGACCGTCtaaaggaatacgctgaatagGGAATGATCTCACCATCTTGAGCTtcatttcagggagatctttggctggatgaaacttcatagtcttgttggcatgcttgaaagcataggtattggcatagccacaatgctatactttcttgtcaaacaaccaaggtcgacctgatgtagattaatcaccaaaaaaggtttattttattagaaataagcttagggttgggtttcatacatgttgggcctttgatcccatgtgttttgagtgtaatagaccactttataggtctaaaaggggggctctaagattgagtacaaAATCACTAGTTAGTTTCCCTTCTAGTTGGGCTTTCatggggttaattagtttctaatttcagtcattagttagtttctaaattcagtcaaaagttagtttctaatttcagttttatttagtttcctttttcattagttttcaatttcagttttttagtaactacataTTAGTAGTTTtaataactcagatttagtaacttttgagttgctattatttgtaaacaccccccatcattataaataatgAGGAGGGCAGCAATATAGCCCACGATttgaattattaaaaaaaaaagcttgctGCTGCCGCTGGTCTTTGTTAAGACTCCCTTGTGTGTGATCAAGGTTTAGGGACTGGTGTCTGATCCAGTTGACACTCTGTGGCAAGAAGTTCGAGTGGAtccttattattttttggtctTCTTGTAGCTATTAATCTCTTTCAGCATCTCAGGTAAGTAATCTGAACTTTCTGCAATTTCTGGGTTTTAAGAGTTCCAGACTTTCTCCACTGACATGTACTGATATAAGAGACCATCCATCTGATGGCTTTGAATTTCTGGTCGAGTGTTACCCCTGCTGAGAGGAAGAATCGATTCCAATTTTAGAGTAATCAGGCCAGGGGATTGTATGATATATTAAATCTCTCTAATCTGGTCGATCTCTGTTCTAACCCACTTCTGTCCAGAATTCTGGTTCTATTGTTCCAGCTGTTGATGCATTAAATTGGTAGTTGTTGTTCATGGTTCAGCCTCTATTATTGGACCACTAAGCCTCTGTTTTCCTGATTATTCAGTTTTTAAAATTTCTGAAACTCTAAGATCGATAGAGCTGATCTGTGCTAATTGATTTCAATCATATTTGTATTTTGTTAATGAGTTATTTGGCGAAtgtgtggttgttctttgattaaaagtttcTGCAGtcgagacttggttagactccctatcctagtctacattacgaccaagaaggatatggcacaccttcagagggaggacgtcacattggactgtatccttaaatccaccaatagaatatgtgaccaaacacttatttgtgattttgagattagtgttgttcacccaagcaaccttgtaaggatttgGATGTGGCTCTGTCTTCAATCCTAGCTTAggaacagcgtcttcagagacaacattagtgcaactacctccatcaatgaccaaggttaacaactggtcattgcacttcacacgagtctgaaaataTTACTGCGGCACCAGTCTTCATTGTCAGTGGCTTTCTGAGTGCTCAACACATgacaaatgacataaaaaggatgttggtcttcaTAACTGAGATTTTCATTGATTTCACCTGGCGCAccctcttctcttaaatcaactgtgtcagaaccaagttgctcttcggaaatatatggtataggagaatccttatcaataaaagcaaccaaacggctgggacattgagcatgatatgtccaaatccattgcaTGAGTAGCACTGAACTGTAAATTTTGTTGCAACaaaaggtttatctgaaccacgccgagggggtgagtatggatGAGTaagccgtgaagatgacatttcaaaAAATGTCGAGGCGGAGAATACGGCCggctaggtcgtgaagaggccatagatgtagcactagcctgtggtttgctatATGACCTTTCTTGGGTAGGAGGCTGTTGCAGaatggaactagtacctcgaggaaaagtatctgcaaaatttctccaattGTATGGGTGTTTTAGACTTTCCTCAACTTGATACGCTACTTGCATGGCGTCCTCCAAGGTAGGCAGTCGACTAAATGCAAGGGTAgaactaagttgagggtgcaaaccattgcgaaattgtgttactaatacttcttcaacaacaacaaagcttagccttatcccaactaatggggtcggctacatggatccgcaagtatttggaaaaaaaaaaaatctttggggCATCCCACTCACGAACCGTATGCAACTCGAATCCTAGCCCTCCAGGCAGCTCTGTTAGAtgtcatacttgggtgaagacttaacttttgcatgtctctactAATTAACTAATCAATGGTTAATTTTGGCttgcccctagcccttttagctccattcATCTACATCTGGTCACCCCTTTgtactggggcatccaagggcctcctttggacatgcccaaaccatcgtAACCGACATTCTTTGAGCTTATCCTAAATTAGGGAAACTCCCAAGTCTGATCTAACCTggtcattttttattctatctctcagggtttttccgcacatccatctcaacatcctcatctcagccatactcaacttatctatattacgcttcttgactgcctaacattctgcaccatacatcatagttggtctTATGattgtcctgtagaattttcctttaagctttagaggaatatgtagatcacataacactctagACACCTCTCTACATTTCATCc
It encodes the following:
- the LOC122086484 gene encoding DAR GTPase 2, mitochondrial isoform X6; the encoded protein is MHIIVLNKMDLADRLQTQKWLEYFGEQNCICYGINSHNKDNIKVFLNFLQARVRELNKLGQPKHTITMMLVGIPNVGKSALANSLHQIGRISAAEKGRLKHAIVSPVAGETKDISSLKIASHPNIYVLDTPGVLPTEILDAEVGAKLALTGAIKDCLVEEQELARYFLAILNSSDAYKDWKNLPSEEVERSSEDHKAKLLGIHEADIRRRKQYPTDHTQDFVVRSVRRTLFETVSSFKENLENEEKMGKLIEAQFVALREVFHVPLGSDEDGIYKVAKKLLNLYRTGRLGHYTLDDILRNGH
- the LOC122086484 gene encoding DAR GTPase 2, mitochondrial isoform X5, which gives rise to MHIIVLNKMDLADRLQTQAPKILGKDTRGQELNEKASDSGIKAPKILSKDTRGRELNKKASDLGIKKWLEYFGEQNCICYGINSHNKDNIKVFLNFLQARVRELNKLGQPKHTITMMLVGIPNVGKSALANSLHQIGRISAAEKGRLKHAIVSPVAGETKDISSLKIASHPNIYVLDTPGVLPTEILDAEVGAKLALTGAIKDCLVEEQELARYFLAILNSSDAYKDWKNLPSEEVERSSEDHKAKLLGIHEADIRRRKQYPTDHTQDFVVRSVRRTLFETVSSFKENLENEEKMGKLIEAQFVALREVFHVPLGSDEDGIYKVAKKLLNLYRTGRLGHYTLDDILRNGH